In Perca fluviatilis chromosome 18, GENO_Pfluv_1.0, whole genome shotgun sequence, one genomic interval encodes:
- the gpr63 gene encoding probable G-protein coupled receptor 63, with translation MVHSTTVPLPEAGDTNASLSRLVTGLLNLSERPPMENVSAESATPTAKAPASLRGVGLPLQVFFCFAMVAILLLALLGNMVVCLMVYQRSAMRSAINILLASLAFADMMLAILNMPFALVTVMTTQWIFGDVFCRVSAMLFWFFVMEGVAILLIISIDRFLIIVQKQDKLSPQRAKVLIVVTWGLSLVFCFPLAVGSPPLQIPPRAPQCVFGYSVEPGYHTYVLILLLVFFFLPFMVMLYTFMGILNTIRHNAIRIHSHTDSICLSQASKLGLLSLQRPFQMNIDMSFKTRAFTTILILFSVFTVCWAPFTAYSLVATFSDGFYHKDSFFQISTWVLWLCYLKSALNPLIYYWRIKKFRDACLDLMPKYFKFLPQLPGNTKRRIQPSAVYVCGEHRSVV, from the coding sequence ATGGTTCACTCCACTACTGTTCCCCTTCCAGAGGCAGGGGACACTAACGCCAGTCTCTCCCGCCTCGTTACGGGGCTGCTGAACCTTTCCGAGAGGCCGCCGATGGAGAACGTCTCCGCGGAGTCGGCCACGCCGACGGCGAAGGCCCCGGCGAGCCTGCGAGGCGTCGGCCTACCGCTGCAGGTCTTCTTCTGCTTCGCCATGGTCGCCATCCTGCTTCTGGCCCTGTTGGGAAACATGGTGGTGTGCTTGATGGTGTACCAGAGATCGGCCATGCGCTCGGCCATCAACATCCTCTTGGCGAGCCTGGCGTTTGCGGACATGATGCTGGCCATCCTGAACATGCCCTTCGCCCTGGTCACCGTCATGACCACCCAGTGGATTTTCGGAGACGTTTTCTGTCGAGTTTCGGCCATGCTCTTCTGGTTCTTTGTGATGGAGGGCGTGGCCATACTGCTTATAATAAGCATAGACCGTTTTCTTATTATTGTCCAGAAGCAAGATAAGCTGAGCCCACAGAGAGCTAAAGTGCTCATAGTGGTCACATGGGGACTCTCTTTGGTTTTCTGTTTCCCGCTGGCTGTTGGTTCCCCTCCCCTACAGATCCCTCCCAGGGCCCctcagtgtgtgtttggctACAGCGTTGAGCCTGGTTACCACACTTACGTATTGATCCTACTGCTAGTCTTCTTCTTCCTACCTTTCATGGTCATGCTGTACACGTTTATGGGGATCCTGAACACCATCCGCCACAACGCCATCCGCATCCACAGCCACACGGACAGCATCTGTCTGAGCCAGGCCAGCAAACTGGGCCTGCTGAGCCTCCAGAGGCCCTTCCAAATGAACATCGACATGAGCTTCAAGACCCGTGCCTTCACCACCATCCTCATCCTCTtctctgtgtttacagtgtgctGGGCGCCTTTCACTGCCTACAGTCTGGTAGCTACCTTCAGTGACGGCTTCTACCACAAAGACAGCTTTTTCCAAATCAGCACATGGGTCCTGTGGTTGTGCTACCTCAAGTCAGCCCTCAACCCTCTCATTTACTACTGGCGGATCAAGAAGTTCCGCGATGCCTGCCTCGACCTGATGCCCAAGTACTTCAAGTTTCTTCCTCAGCTGCCGGGCAACACCAAGAGGCGCATCCAGCCGAGCGCCGTGTACGTGTGCGGAGAGCATCGCTCTGTGGTCTGA